The Synechococcus sp. BL107 nucleotide sequence CGCACGGCTGGCCTTGAGGCCCAGTTGGCCGTAGCTCAAGCTCATGCTGCCTCAGTGGATTGGTGGGGGGAGACCCTCACTGGGTTGAAGCATCGTCAGGACACCCGCGGGTTGCAGCCGCGCCTTAGGCAGTGGCAGGCCATCAGCACCGACGCTCGCCCGTCCCATGCGCTTGTGCTCGGAGCTGAGCCATCCCAGAATTTGCTGGCTGCGTGGCAACCCTGGGCCTTCGTTCAGGCCCTCGCGGGCCAATCTTTGAAAGGTCAGGTCCAAGGTCTCAGCCTTGTGGTGGATGTTGATCAACAGGATGACGTGGGCACCACGCTCCCCCTGCATGCGCGGCTCGACCTTGGCTGAACTGGTGCTGGTTGAACGGGTGTTCTGGACCCCTGCGTTCGATTAATCGTCGTGATGCACTTCTTTGGTTGCTCTTACTTGAATCGGAAGTTCCAGCAGACCAGTGCCGATGGTTTGGGCATTGGCCACTGAAGAGATTTTGGCTTCGATTCCGAACTCTTTGAAGGCAGTTTCCATTTCCTGCATCAAGGCCTCTTCCACTTGCTTTTCCGGATCGACCACTTTCCCAATCAGTCGTGCCCCGAGTTTTCCAATGCGTTGTTGCACGACTTGACGTGCGTTGGTGACCTCGATTAGCAGCACGGAGGAACCCTGTCGTCATGCGACTTTATGGGATCTATCGACCACAGGTCTTGATCCATCCTCCCGAACTGCTTTTTCGGTTAGCAGTAAGGCTGCAGGAGGTCCTCAAGGTCTCTCAGTTGGGCTGGCGGCATTAACCGAGCCAGCGGTAGCTGACTGGCACCGCCGGCTACAGGAACCTTCACCGCTTCGATGGCTTGCCGTGCTGCGACAGCGGCCCCTTGATTGATCAGGGCGCTGCATTCAACGGCAAGAGCCTCAGCGATACCGGCATCACCGAGGTAGAGATGCCAGCCATTGATCTGCAGGTACAGGCGATCAGCCACAGCTGCTTGCAGATCTTTCAAGTCGGATGCGGAGAGAGACATGTCGCAGCTCAGAGCTGTCTCATGGTGGCTCTAATCGGACTCCCTTGGGCGACGAGCGATCACGCTGACCAACTGAATGGCCAGAGCGCTAGCCCATACCCCTGTGATCCAACTGAGTGAGGGTTCCGGAAAAGGATGTTTCATTTCTTGGAAAAACCAGGCACCGCTGTTGATTGCAGCGAAGACGCCAGCGTGCAAACAAAAGTTGACGATGCGTTCAAAGTGCCGATAAGTCGGGTCTTCAGGGTTGGCAGGGCCATACCAGCGGATCGGCATCGCAATAAAACGGTCGTGCTGTGATCCTGGCTCGGCTGCGGCCCAGTTGACGATCGGCACCTTGATGGAGTCTCATGGATTCACGCAAGCGCTTGTAGCTCAGCGGATTAGAGCATCTGACTACGGATCAGAGGGTCGGGAGTTCGAATCTCTCCAGGCGCGCTTGAAAACTGCCGATTAGGCAGTTTTTTTTTTGTTTTTGCCCATCCCGATCCAAGAACCGTTTCTTACGATTGGTATACCGGTTACGTCCTTTCCCCATGAGCCAGGTCTCCGAACGGGCCATTAATGCAGGTCTGGCTTCGGCTGACCCCGAGATTTCCCGTCTGATTGACCAGGAGCGTCATCGTCAGGAAACGCATCTTGAGCTCATTGCCAGCGAGAATTTTGCGTCGCAAGCCGTGATGCAAGCGCAGGGTTCTGTGCTTACGAACAAATATGCCGAGGGCCTCCCCGCCAAGCGTTATTACGGCGGATGCGAGCACGTTGATGCGATCGAAACCTTGGCGATCGAACGCGCTAAGCAGTTATTCGATGCTGCATGGGCCAACGTCCAGCCCCACAGTGGTGCGCAGGCCAACTTCGCGGTGTTTCTGGCGTTGTTGAAGCCTGGCGACACGATCATGGGTCTTGATCTCTCCCATGGCGGTCACCTCACCCATGGATCGCCCGTCAACGTGAGCGGTAAATGGTTCAACGTTGTTCAGTACGGCGTTGACCCAACAACCCAGCGCCTCGATATGGAGGCGATCCGAAAGCTTGCTATCGAGCACAAACCAAAACTGATTGTTTGTGGCTACTCGGCTTATCCGCGCACGATCGATTTTGCGGCGTTCCGCTCCATCGCTGATGAAGTTGGAGCCTTTTTGCTGGCCGATATGGCACATATCGCCGGTCTGGTGGCGGCTGGTGTCCATCCCAGTCCAGTTCCCCACTGCGATGTTGTTACCACCACGACCCACAAAACCTTGCGCGGGCCTCGGGGCGGTTTGATCCTTTGTCGGGATGCAGAGTTTGCCAAGAAGTTCGACAAAGCTGTCTTTCCAGGCACGCAAGGCGGCCCTTTGGAACATGTAATCGCGGCCAAGGCTGTTGCTTTTGGAGAAGCGCTTCAACCGTCGTTCAAAACTTACAGCCAGCATGTGGTGGCCAATGCCGGAGCCTTGGCAGAGCAGTTGATTTCACGGGGAATTGACGTGGTGAGTGGTGGAACCGACAACCACATTGTGTTGCTCGATTTACGCTCGATTGGGATGACGGGCAAGGTGGCTGACCTGCTTGTGAGTGATGTGCACATCACGGCCAACAAGAACACCGTGCCCTTCGATCCGGAATCTCCGTTTGTGACGAGTGGACTTCGTCTAGGTACCGCTGCACTCACCACACGCGGTTTTGATCTTGCCGCGTTTAAGGAGGTGGCGGATGTGATTGCCGACCGCTTGCATCACCCTGAGGACGATGCGATGCGTCAGCGCTGTCTTGAGCGCGTGTCCACTCTTTGCACCCGCTTCCCTCTTTACGCCGACTGCAAGCAGCCTGCGCTTGTGTGACGGATGTTGCTGTGACGTCATCAAATCGCGATGGTGTCCCCAGTTGAAGCTCCCTAAGATTTGGGCAGCGTTAACTCGGCGAGCCGTTTCATTTCAGGAGCCTCAGTGAACCTCCCAGCCAGCCCGATTGTGGTTGCCACGGTGAGTTTCCTGGTGGCAGCTGGTTTCACCATCGGGTTTGTTCCCCTGGTGAGACGTCTCGGTCTTCGCTTTGGTTTCACCGACCAGCCTGATGCTCGCAAGCAACACAGCACCCCGATCGTGCGTGTTGGTGGCATCGCGATGGTCAGCGGATTTGTCTTGTCGTTGTCGGCCATTTGGCTTCTGGGAGGCTTTGGCCTCGTGGCTCCCGAACGGGATCAGCTGATTTGGAGCACCCTCGCTGGTTCGCTCTGTTTTTTCCTGATCGGCTTGGCCGACGATCTGTATGCCCTATCACCATGGCCCCGATTGGCCGGTCAAATCCTTGTGGCCTCAGCAATCTGGAGCCAGGGGGTTCGCATTGGTGCCATTGA carries:
- a CDS encoding DUF3181 family protein translates to MSLSASDLKDLQAAVADRLYLQINGWHLYLGDAGIAEALAVECSALINQGAAVAARQAIEAVKVPVAGGASQLPLARLMPPAQLRDLEDLLQPYC
- the glyA gene encoding serine hydroxymethyltransferase, which encodes MSQVSERAINAGLASADPEISRLIDQERHRQETHLELIASENFASQAVMQAQGSVLTNKYAEGLPAKRYYGGCEHVDAIETLAIERAKQLFDAAWANVQPHSGAQANFAVFLALLKPGDTIMGLDLSHGGHLTHGSPVNVSGKWFNVVQYGVDPTTQRLDMEAIRKLAIEHKPKLIVCGYSAYPRTIDFAAFRSIADEVGAFLLADMAHIAGLVAAGVHPSPVPHCDVVTTTTHKTLRGPRGGLILCRDAEFAKKFDKAVFPGTQGGPLEHVIAAKAVAFGEALQPSFKTYSQHVVANAGALAEQLISRGIDVVSGGTDNHIVLLDLRSIGMTGKVADLLVSDVHITANKNTVPFDPESPFVTSGLRLGTAALTTRGFDLAAFKEVADVIADRLHHPEDDAMRQRCLERVSTLCTRFPLYADCKQPALV